The Huiozyma naganishii CBS 8797 chromosome 3, complete genome genome contains a region encoding:
- the KNAG0C04510 gene encoding uncharacterized protein translates to MCWFRSAGLTLFHGTETAAVAAVERTGWPPLLSCGVPVRFLLGAEGGGPFSLPRRWLRNSCSSGRASSGGALLQMFPHLAIVQRQGGSGRKGAEENCRPSPTVLISAVLQGFLRCGGEGAGGPAPAFFAFVFCSPSLSLSEGSVVFLPRWNNNPRKKRRCKLFVLSVCVCCKGSQWYFGSLGFYIKVCWAERCGGGGRQRLGSIRLVYMYLSMVESTNIFDKTHIIYQKSGD, encoded by the coding sequence ATGTGCTGGTTCCGTTCCGCGGGGTTGACTCTTTTCCACGGaacagaaacagcagcagtggcAGCAGTAGAGCGCACAGGGTGGCCGCCCCTTCTTTCATGCGGGGTTCCTGTCCGTTTCCTTCTGGGGGCAGAGGGGGGCGGCCCTTTTTCCCTTCCGCGGCGGTGGCTCAGAAACAGCTGCAGCAGCGGACGAGCGAGTTCCGGGGGAGCCTTGCTTCAAATGTTTCCCCATTTGGCGATTGTCCAAAGGCAAGGAGGCAGCGGGAGAAAGGGCGCAGAAGAAAACTGCCGTCCCTCTCCGACAGTGCTAATCTCCGCGGTCCTGCAGGGTTTTCTGAGATGCGGAGGAGAGGGGGCAGGCGGACCCGCCCCAGCCTTTTTTgcttttgttttttgttctcCGTCTCTGTCTCTGTCTGAGGGTTCCGTTGTTTTCCTGCCACGCTGGAACAATAACccgagaaagaaaagacgTTGTAAGCTCTTTGTTCTCTCTGTGTGTGTCTGCTGCAAAGGCAGTCAATGGTACTTTGGGAGCTTGGGATTTTATATAAAAGTATGTTGGGCAGAGAGGTGCGGGGGAGGGGGAAGACAGCGATTAGGAAGTATACGGTTGGTATATATGTATCTGTCGATGGTTGAATCTACCAACATATTTGACAAGACACATATCATATATCAGAAAAGCGGGGACtga
- the DIT2 gene encoding putative cytochrome P450 (similar to Saccharomyces cerevisiae DIT2 (YDR402C); ancestral locus Anc_5.493), with product MMSPISAISAIFFVLLATLFFKIAIPPLNFPRNIPTIPFYVIFLPVFFKMDQVELYEKYLREPMEKYGAVKAFFGSRWNILVSRPEFLAQVFKDENTFAKSGNQKKIPYSVIATYTGDNVISAHGDIWKLYRTSLNHSLQRFNEAPLWKNAKKFCQLICNQVDVASGSTKVGPLIQRLTLDNISEVTLGFDFGTLNQEKSSLHEHLLLIKKQIFHPLFLTFPFLDLFPIPMRKEAFKNVESFRKILVERVRQNMIENYQFEQTDFAASNLIRSYNAEKINYTQLTDNIVILLVAGHENPQLLITTCLYLLAKYKSTWQQDIWEECKRIVDGDSKGLSELPLLNSFIFEAVRMYPPLNTIINRKTSRLCKLGHDIVIPKDTYVGYNNFGANHYRKSWGSTADEFQPQRWGSDIDTILKTWREKKTTAVLSSFHGGRRACLGEKLALVELRVTIFEVLKQFKLSLSPSWEEKMTPGGPLCPLNLELTCERRT from the coding sequence ATGATGTCACCAATAAGCGCAATAAGCgcaatattttttgtgCTCCTCGCTACcttatttttcaaaattgcaATTCCACCCTTGAACTTCCCCAGAAACATACCCACGATCCCCTTCTatgttatttttttaccAGTGTTCTTTAAGATGGACCAGGTGGAACTGtatgaaaaatatttgagAGAACCAATGGAAAAATATGGTGCTGTAAAAGCGTTTTTCGGATCAAGATGGAACATCCTTGTTTCTAGACCAGAGTTTTTGGCACaggttttcaaagatgagaaCACATTTGCTAAAAGCGggaatcaaaaaaagattccATACAGTGTAATTGCTACGTATACTGGCGACAACGTCATCAGCGCTCACGGTGATATCTGGAAATTATACCGGACAAGTTTGAACCACAGTTTGCAACGGTTCAACGAGGCCCCCCTATGGAAAAACGCGAAAAAGTTCTGCCAACTGATCTGCAATCAGGTCGATGTGGCATCTGGCAGTACAAAAGTTGGTCCATTGATTCAAAGGCTGACTTTGGATAACATTTCTGAAGTTACTCTCGGCTTCGATTTCGGAACTTTGAACCAGGAAAAAAGCTCGCTACACGAACACTTGCTTCTCATTAAGAAGCAAATATTTCATCCGTTATTCCTTACTTTCCCTTTCCTCGACCTTTTCCCCATACCGATGAGAAAAGAAGCCTTCAAAAATGTCGAAAGCTTTAGAAAAATTCTAGTTGAGCGGGTGAGGCAAAATATGATCGAAAACTACCAATTCGAACAAACTGATTTTGCTGCCAGTAACCTAATAAGGTCGTACAACGCAGAAAAGATAAACTATACCCAGCTAACAGACAACATTGTGATTTTGTTAGTAGCAGGCCATGAAAACCCCCAGCTGCTGATCACAACTTGCTTGTATTTGCTTGCCAAGTATAAGTCAACGTGGCAACAAGATATATGGGAAGAATGCAAAAGGATTGTTGATGGTGACTCCAAGGGCTTGAGTGAGCTGCCTCTATTGAACTCGTTTATCTTTGAGGCTGTCCGGATGTACCCTCCCTTGAACACTATCATTAACAGAAAGACTTCCAGATTGTGCAAATTAGGCCACGACATAGTTATCCCTAAAGATACTTACGTTGGATATAATAACTTTGGAGCCAATCACTATAGGAAGAGCTGGGGATCAACCGCGGACGAATTTCAACCTCAGAGGTGGGGGTCTGACATAGAtaccattttgaaaacgtGGAGGGAGAAAAAAACCACGGCCGTATTAAGTTCTTTCCACGGTGGTCGCCGAGCATGTCTGGGAGAAAAATTAGCTCTTGTTGAACTGAGAGTCACTATTTTCGAGGTGTTAAAACAGTTCAAGCTATCACTATCACCCAGttgggaagaaaaaatgaCCCCTGGTGGGCCCTTGTGCCCATTGAATCTAGAGCTAACATGCGAAAGGAGAACTTAA
- the DIT1 gene encoding Dit1p (similar to Saccharomyces cerevisiae DIT1 (YDR403W); ancestral locus Anc_5.494), protein MTIIENVKATFLRTKKNDSQNSVDQELLEEDLSTFSKILAIYTRNSENGELYCIEEKPTCHTRANWGEFRAKYKENATGYSPQTAQVKEYIMDDRELAKKLTGKPDLLKVSEYVKAGEMQVRGLVSIIDQNENEFHDWFLCHILDQCRLELDSVPVLPSPIAYHEMIANFFASNLKNTTAHDEWEACGRDYFIEKVRYFTDRFVQVECVLPAFPCKSSNGNKVHGAVPDKGEELALRNIYRFTELVKEIYPPGMKVWIVSDGHVFSDCIGVDDDVVDRFTENLHELFANSGTQNVGTVGFYSLIDIFFKGEFSPNFDERWVEDVEVLHYNDTKINEKSDLSRRMLMKGCDTDDGTLRKQIGIPRHPRLHLYRGFTKFMMEDLSQLPKFQNCSRKQFKKTVSKVAFNMIKRNDAYSNLVELMFPRHLRISIHAHTNSGPKFGIKVISEDQCRIIKDLQDLMEPKFDDLLHIPTPWHNCVVEVIDTVVGCEPRGRLYLTKTEVVKKAISSGKYTGEWNPTKIDEGRGGHYILRRL, encoded by the coding sequence ATGACAATTATTGAAAACGTCAAGGCAACTTTCCTgagaacaaaaaaaaatgattCTCAAAACAGTGTTGACCAGGAGCTGTTAGAGGAGGATTTATCAACATTCTCCAAAATCCTGGCCATATATACCAGAAACTCAGAGAACGGTGAACTCTATTGCATCGAGGAGAAACCCACTTGCCATACCAGAGCTAACTGGGGCGAGTTCAGGGCAAAATACAAGGAGAATGCCACGGGGTATTCCCCTCAAACTGCCCAGGTCAAAGAGTACATAATGGATGACAGAGAGCTCGCCAAGAAGCTTACTGGGAAACCGGACCTGTTAAAAGTTTCCGAGTACGTTAAAGCTGGGGAGATGCAAGTGCGCGGTCTTGTCTCCATTATTGACCAGAACGAGAACGAATTCCACGACTGGTTTTTGTGCCATATTCTGGACCAGTGTAGATTGGAGCTCGACAGTGTCCCTGTGCTTCCCTCTCCCATAGCTTATCATGAAATGATTGctaatttttttgcgtcGAACTTAAAGAACACTACCGCCCATGATGAATGGGAAGCATGTGGGCGCGATTATTTCATCGAGAAAGTGAGGTACTTCACCGATCGATTTGTTCAAGTGGAGTGTGTTCTGCCAGCTTTCCCGTGCAAGTCGTCGAATGGGAACAAAGTGCACGGGGCCGTTCCAGACAAAGGCGAGGAACTGGCCTTGAGGAACATTTACCGCTTCACTGAGCTTGTCAAGGAGATATATCCACCCGGAATGAAAGTGTGGATAGTCTCTGACGGTCACGTCTTCTCCGATTGCATTGGTGTCGACGATGACGTCGTGGACCGGTTCACCGAGAACCTGCACGAGCTGTTTGCTAACTCGGGTACCCAGAATGTGGGTACCGTTGGCTTCTACTCCCTGATTGATATCTTCTTCAAGGGAGAGTTCAGCCCCAACTTCGATGAGCGCTGGGTCGAGGACGTTGAAGTTCTGCACTACAACGACACCAAGATCAACGAGAAGTCTGACCTATCCAGACGAATGCTCATGAAGGGGTGTGACACTGACGACGGCACCCTGCGGAAGCAGATTGGTATCCCTAGACACCCTCGTCTCCACCTGTACCGCGGGTTTACCAAGTTTATGATGGAGGATCTGAGCCAACTGCCGAAGTTTCAGAACTGTTCGCGGAAGcagttcaagaagactGTTTCCAAGGTTGCGTTCAATATGATCAAGAGAAACGACGCGTACTCAAACCTTGTGGAGCTTATGTTCCCCCGGCACCTGCGTATCTCGATCCACGCGCACACGAACAGTGGCCCCAAATTTGGGATTAAAGTGATCTCCGAGGATCAGTGTCGGATAATCAAGGACCTGCAGGACCTGATGGAGCCGAAATTCGACGACTTGCTGCACATCCCGACGCCCTGGCACAACTGTGTGGTGGAGGTGATTGACACTGTCGTTGGTTGCGAGCCCCGCGGGCGTTTGTACTTGACCAAGACGGAGGTTGTCAAGAAGGCGATTTCAAGCGGCAAGTATACTGGTGAGTGGAACCCCACCAAGATTGACGAGGGCAGGGGAGGCCACTATATTCTACGTCGGTTATGA
- the NCB2 gene encoding negative cofactor 2 transcription regulator complex subunit NCB2 (similar to Saccharomyces cerevisiae NCB2 (YDR397C); ancestral locus Anc_5.489): MPPMEKDDISLPKATVQKLISEIIDDDLSFNKDAREIIIKAGIEFLMILSSMSSEMAENDAKKTIAPEHVLTALKELEFDSFIPFLEQALTEFKGTQKFRERRDSKFKNSGLTEEQLLRQQEELFKKSRSRLHQNAPLPTSGEASIDETESTEHAKQEPLE, from the coding sequence ATGCCACCTATGGAGAAAGACGATATATCGTTGCCAAAGGCGACAGTGCAGAAACTGATCTCGGAAATAATAGACGATGAcctctccttcaacaaagaCGCACGAGAGATTATTATAAAAGCCGGGATAGAGTTTCTGATGATTCTGTCGTCGATGTCCTCGGAGATGGCGGAAAATGACGCGAAAAAGACTATAGCCCCAGAGCACGTGCTCACTGCGCTGAAAGAACTAGAATTCGATTCCTTCATACCGTTCTTGGAACAGGCACTGACAGAGTTCAAGGGCACGCAGAAGTTTAGGGAGAGGAGGGACTCCAAATTTAAAAACTCAGGGCTCACGGAGGAACAGCTACTACGACAACAGGAGgagttgttcaagaaatcaaGATCGAGATTGCATCAGAACGCTCCATTGCCCACGTCGGGTGAAGCATCCATAGACGAGACTGAAAGCACCGAACACGCTAAACAAGAACCTTTAGAGTGA
- the URH1 gene encoding trifunctional uridine nucleosidase/nicotinamide riboside hydrolase/nicotinic acid riboside hydrolase (similar to Saccharomyces cerevisiae URH1 (YDR400W); ancestral locus Anc_5.492), translated as MTISKIPIWLDCDPGHDDAIALLLACFHPRFQLLGVSTCYGNSSPKHTSYNARSLLTAMGQILEVPIYDGAQTPWLREGFKYAPDIHGESGLDGTDLLPTPLVGPRTDMSYLDAMELAIREYPNDVTLVSTGALTSVATLFRDRPSLKGAVKYISIMGGAFSGVGNKNFNNSAEFNVWLDPHAADFLLRDPLVKDKCILTPLNLTHKAIMTEQINKLVRGTHHNNLRLLYYQLFEFFKKTYKDVQGFQDGPPLHDPMTLFPLLQFYNADDAEAIGFKFKRLDIGVVTDLEDLDAGKTFVLKEHAVDGEQGTIVGTDINLKVFWEQILHCLDKAERFSTIEEVEESKPLT; from the coding sequence ATGACCATCTCGAAGATCCCAATATGGTTGGACTGTGACCCCGGCCACGATGATGCCATAGCATTGTTGCTGGCATGCTTCCACCCTAGATTCCAACTCTTGGGGGTCTCCACGTGTTACGGTAACTCTTCCCCTAAACACACAAGCTACAACGCCAGGTCGTTACTGACTGCCATGGGCCAGATCTTGGAGGTGCCCATTTACGATGGGGCCCAAACACCGTGGTTGAGAGAGGGGTTCAAGTACGCGCCTGACATTCACGGCGAGTCTGGTCTCGATGGGACGGATCTGCTCCCCACCCCGCTGGTCGGACCGAGAACGGACATGAGTTACCTGGATGCCATGGAACTCGCAATCAGAGAGTATCCAAACGACGTCACTCTCGTATCCACTGGTGCCCTCACCTCTGTGGCAACTTTATTCAGGGATAGGCCCTCGTTGAAGGGAGCCGTCAAATACATTAGTATCATGGGGGGTGCGTTTTCGGGTGTCGGTAAcaaaaacttcaacaactctGCAGAGTTTAACGTATGGCTAGATCCGCACGCTGCTGACTTCCTGCTGAGAGACCCGCTCGTGAAGGATAAATGTATATTAACCCCACTCAATTTGACACACAAAGCCATCATGACAGAACAAATTAACAAACTGGTTAGGGGCACTCATCATAATAACCTGAGATTGCTGTACTATCAGCTGtttgagttcttcaaaaagactTATAAAGACGTACAAGGGTTCCAGGACGGCCCCCCATTGCACGATCCGATGACTTTGTTCCCATTGTTACAATTTTACAATGCAGATGATGCAGAGGCCATCGGATTCAAGTTCAAAAGATTGGATATTGGTGTGGTCACAGATTTAGAGGACCTGGACGCCGGAAAAAcgtttgttttgaaggagcaCGCCGTTGATGGAGAGCAAGGAACTATAGTAGGTACTGATATAAACTTGAAGGTTTTTTGGGAACAAATCTTGCACTGCTTAGATAAAGCTGAAAGGTTTTCTACAATTGAGGAGGTGGAGGAGTCTAAACCCTTGACTTAA
- the HPT1 gene encoding hypoxanthine phosphoribosyltransferase (similar to Saccharomyces cerevisiae HPT1 (YDR399W); ancestral locus Anc_5.491): MSEDKQYISYNNVHQLCQISAERIKNFKPDLIIAIGGGGFIPARILRTFLKEPGVPTIRIFAIILSLYEDLHTEGDDQEEVGVKIQRTQWIDYKQCELDLVGKNVLIVDEVDDTRTTLHYALHELEKDAEEQAAAKGVDLEKQPEMRTKFSIFVLHDKLKPKKADLPAEIVNDENRYFAAKQVPDKWYAYPWESKDIVYHTKMAIEQGNDIFMP, from the coding sequence ATGTCTGAAGACAAGCAGTACATCTCCTACAACAACGTGCACCAGCTGTGCCAGATCTCTGCGGAACGgatcaagaacttcaaGCCGGATTTGATCATCGCcattggtggtggtggctTCATACCGGCTAGAATCTTGAGaactttcttgaaggagcCAGGTGTGCCCACCATCAGGATCTTCGCCATCATTCTATCCCTGTACGAGGATTTGCACACCGAGGGCGACGATCAAGAGGAGGTCGGTGTCAAGATCCAAAGAACCCAATGGATCGACTACAAGCAGTGTGAGTTGGATCTTGTCGGTAAGAACGTGTTGATCGTTGACGAGGTCGACGATACACGTACCACTTTGCACTACGCACTACACGAATTGGAGAAGGATGCTGAAGAGCAGGCCGCAGCCAAGGGGGTCGACCTCGAGAAACAGCCGGAGATGAGAACCAAGTTCTCGATATTCGTTCTGCACGACAAGTTGAAGCCAAAGAAGGCTGACTTGCCTGCAGAGATTGTAAACGACGAAAACAGATACTTCGCCGCTAAACAGGTCCCTGACAAATGGTACGCTTACCCATGGGAATCCAAGGATATCGTCTACCACACAAAGATGGCCATAGAACAGGGCAACGATATATTCATGCCTTGA
- the PDR15 gene encoding ATP-binding cassette multidrug transporter PDR15 (similar to Saccharomyces cerevisiae PDR5 (YOR153W) and PDR15 (YDR406W); ancestral locus Anc_5.500) gives MPGTSDEETFGNVSPTDSSSLTSSEEHPYTGLDANAEKHIKDLARSLTQASLGQQQEMGDQGSSIGGGTAAQDSQSIFSTDLLPGINPIYSDKNSQGYNPKLDPSSPDFSSKAWVQNMYNLETNDPDFYKPYSLGCTWKNLSASGDSADVTYQSTFLNLPVKLVKGVYRLIAKKLGRSRGQTFQILKPMDGCLNPGELLVVLGRPGSGCTTLLKSISSNTHGFDVDDDSVIWYNGLTPPDIKKHFRGEVVYNAESDIHLPHLTVYETLFTVARLKTPQNRIKGVSREDYANHVTDVVMATYGLSHTRDTKVGNDLVRGVSGGERKRVSIAEVTICGSKFQCWDNATRGLDSATALEFIRALKTQADIANSTATVAIYQCSQDAYDLFDKVCVLDDGYQIFYGSGTEAKQYFLNMGYVCPDRETTADFLTAITSPAERIVNQEFLNKGIYVPQTPKEMNDYWINSENYKKLMLEIEENLSKNDDEEKRVVKEAHVAKQSKRARPSSPYVVSYGLQVKYLLVRNFWRMKNSSSITLFQVFGNSVMAFILGSMFYKVMLHSTTATFYFRGSAMFFAILFNAFSCLLEIFSLYEARPITEKHRTYSLYHPSADAFASVISEIPPKIVTASVSISSFTPKSTSARNGGVFFFYFLINIISTFALSHLFRCVGSVTKTLQEAMVPASMLLLAISMFTGFAIPKTKILGWSKWIWYINPLAYLFESLMINEFHDIRYPCAMYIPSGSVYDSVTGTERVCGVVGSVPGRDYVLGDDYLRESYGYYHKHKWRGFGIGMAYVIFFFFVYLLLCEYNEGAKQKGEMLIFPESVVRKMQKQKKLKGRGSTDQEDIEKSAGNENSTFTDKTMLKDGTTDSNSATMDDTKASLPDLTPRKTRESEIAAQMSDFKISESKAIFHWRDLCYDVKIKNGTRRILSNVDGWVKPGTLTALMGASGAGKTTLLDCLAERVTMGVITGYIYVDGKLRDTSFPRSIGYCQQQDLHLKTASVRESLRFSAYLRQPASVSKEEKDAYVEEVIKILEMEAYADAIVGVAGEGLNVEQRKRLTIGVELAAKPRLLVFLDEPTSGLDSQTAWATCQLMRKLAEHGQAILCTIHQPSAILMQEFDRLLFLQKGGQTVYFGDLGDGCKTMIDYFESYGAHKCPPQANPAEWMLEVVGAAPGSHASQDYYEVWRNSKEYQAVKEELDWMEKELPKRSKEETEEEKKQFATTIFYQCKLVCVRLFQQYWRTPDYLWSKFILTIFNQLFIGFTFFKADRSLQGLQNQMLSIFMYTVIFNPLLQQYLPSFVQQRDLYEARERPSRTFSWFAFIISQILVEVPWNILAGTISFCIYYYAVGFYSNASVAGQLHERGALFWLFSIGFYVYVGSMGLMVIAFNEVAETAAHLASLLFTMALSFCGVMVTPNSMPRFWIFMYRVSPLTYLIDALLALGVANVEVKCADYEYVQFTPPQGQTCGEYMNPYITAAKTGYLTDPGATDLCHFCQFSHTNDFLKQVYSAYYRRWRNYGIFICYIVFNYVAGIFFYWLARVPKSNGKIDQLSKKEK, from the coding sequence ATGCCTGGAACGTCAGATGAGGAAACGTTCGGGAATGTGTCCCCGACAGATTCGAGCTCACTGACAAGTTCAGAGGAACACCCTTACACGGGGTTGGACGCTAATGCGGAAAAACACATTAAAGACCTGGCAAGGTCGCTCACACAGGCAAGTTTGGGGCAACAACAGGAAATGGGGGATCAGGGCTCCTCCATTGGCGGTGGTACAGCCGCCCAGGACTCTCAATCGATCTTCTCGACCGATTTGCTCCCGGGGATAAACCCGATTTACTCGGATAAGAACTCGCAGGGGTACAATCCTAAATTGGACCCTTCGTCTCCGGATTTCTCCTCGAAGGCGTGGGTGCAGAATATGTACAACTTGGAGACTAACGACCCAGATTTCTACAAACCGTACTCTCTCGGTTGTACTTGGAAGAACCTGAGTGCATCCGGTGACTCGGCAGACGTCACGTACCAATCCACATTCCTCAATTTACCGGTCAAGTTGGTCAAAGGTGTGTACAGATTGATAGCGAAGAAGTTGGGCCGGTCTCGGGGACAAACTTTCCAGATTTTGAAGCCAATGGACGGGTGTTTGAACCCGGGGGAGTTGCTTGTCGTCCTCGGAAGACCAGGGTCTGGGTGTACCACTCTTTTGAAATCCATCAGTTCAAACACACACGGGTTCGATGTCGATGACGACTCTGTGATTTGGTACAATGGATTGACCCCGCCAGATATTAAGAAACATTTCAGGGGGGAAGTAGTGTACAACGCGGAATCAGATATTCATTTACCTCACTTGACAGTATACGAGACTCTGTTCACCGTCGCAAGATTGAAGACACCACAGAACAGAATCAAGGGGGTCTCCAGGGAGGACTACGCAAACCACGTCACAGATGTAGTCATGGCAACGTACGGTCTTTCACATACAAGGGACACAAAAGTGGGGAACGATCTTGTTCGTGGTGTCTCGGGAGGGGAGAGGAAAAGAGTCTCCATCGCGGAGGTGACAATCTGTGGGTCCAAGTTTCAATGCTGGGATAACGCCACCAGGGGGCTTGACTCAGCGACTGCGCTGGAGTTTATCAGAGCGTTGAAGACACAGGCGGATATTGCTaattcaacagcaacggtCGCCATCTACCAGTGTTCCCAGGACGCGTACGACCTGTTCGATAAAGTGTGTGTGCTCGACGACGGGTACCAGATCTTTTACGGATCAGGTACAGAGGCTAAACagtacttcttgaacatGGGGTACGTGTGCCCAGACAGGGAGACGACCGCGGATTTTTTAACCGCGATCACGTCACCAGCGGAGAGAATCGTCAACCAGGAATTTCTCAATAAGGGGATTTACGTGCCGCAGACACCAAAAGAGATGAACGACTACTGGATCAACTCGgaaaactacaaaaaaCTCATGCTAGAGATCGAGGAgaacttgtccaaaaacgacgatgaggagaaacGGGTCGTTAAGGAGGCTCACGTCGCCAAACAGTCGAAGAGGGCAAGACCATCGTCACCTTACGTGGTCAGCTACGGTTTACAGGTGAAGTACTTGCTAGTCAGGAACTTTTGGAGAATGAAGAACAGTTCTAGTATCACTCTGTTCCAAGTGTTCGGCAACTCGGTCATGGCATTCATCTTGGGGTCCATGTTTTACAAAGTCATGCTGCACTCAACAACGGCAACTTTCTACTTCAGGGGGTCCGCTATGTTCTTCGCCATTCTTTTCAACGCCTTCTCCTGTCTATTGGAGATTTTCTCACTGTACGAGGCAAGACCTATCACAGAAAAGCACAGAACATACTCGTTGTACCACCCAAGTGCAGACGCGTTTGCATCGGTCATTTCAGAGATCCCACCCAAAATCGTAACCGCATCTGTTTCAATATCATCTTTTACTCCTAAGTCAACTTCCGCTAGGAACGGTGgtgtcttcttcttctacttCCTTATTAATATCATCTCGACATTTGCATTATCGCACCTGTTCCGTTGTGTTGGGTCCGTCACGAAAACGCTACAAGAGGCCATGGTACCAGCTTCGATGCTGCTACTGGCCATCTCTATGTTCACAGGTTTTGCGATCCCAAAGACGAAAATCCTCGGCTGGTCCAAATGGATCTGGTACATCAACCCGTTGGCTTACTTATTTGAATCGCTGATGATTAATGAATTCCACGACATAAGATACCCCTGTGCAATGTACATCCCATCTGGATCTGTGTACGACTCCGTCACGGGTACAGAAAGGGTCTGTGGTGTCGTCGGTAGTGTCCCCGGAAGAGATTACGTCCTCGGTGACGACTATTTAAGGGAATCCTACGGGTATTACCACAAACACAAGTGGAGAGGGTTTGGTATCGGTATGGCATAtgtcattttctttttcttcgtGTACTTGCTACTTTGTGAGTACAACGAGGGTGCCAAACAAAAGGGTGAGATGTTGATTTTCCCAGAATCGGTCGTTAGAAAGATGCAAAAGCAGAAAAAGTTGAAAGGTAGAGGATCTACGGATCAAGAGGACATTGAAAAAAGTGCTGGGAACGAAAATTCCACTTTCACAGATAAAACAATGTTGAAGGACGGTACCACCGATTCTAATTCAGCTACCATGGATGATACCAAGGCAAGCTTGCCCGATTTGACTCCGAGAAAAACGAGAGAATCAGAAATTGCCGCTCAGATGTCAGACTTTAAAATATCTGAGTCTAAGGCCATCTTCCACTGGAGAGATCTATGTTACGACGTTAAAATCAAGAACGGTACTAGGAGAATTCTGAGTAACGTCGATGGATGGGTCAAGCCCGGGACGCTCACAGCCCTTATGGGTGCATCTGGGGCCGGTAAAACTACATTGCTAGATTGTTTGGCAGAAAGAGTAACCATGGGTGTCATTACCGGTTACATCTATGTGGATGGTAAATTGCGTGATACATCTTTTCCCAGATCGATTGGTTACTGTCAACAGCAGGATTTACATTTGAAGACTGCTAGTGTGAGGGAATCGTTGAGGTTCTCTGCATATCTACGTCAGCCAGCCTCCGTCagcaaagaggagaaggacgCATACGTTGAAGAGGTCATAAAGATTTTAGAAATGGAAGCATACGCAGACGCCATTGTAGGTGTTGCTGGTGAAGGTTTGAACGttgaacaaagaaaaagattGACGATCGGAGTTGAGCTGGCCGCAAAGCCTAGATTATTGGTCTTCTTGGATGAACCTACGTCAGGTTTAGACTCTCAAACTGCCTGGGCCACTTGTCAATTGATGAGAAAGTTGGCAGAACATGGTCAAGCTATTCTATGTACCATCCACCAACCTTCGGCCATTTTGATGCAAGAGTTTGATCGTTTGCTATTTTTGCAAAAGGGTGGTCAGACTGTTTATTTCGGAGACTTAGGTGATGGATGTAAGACAATGATTGATTACTTCGAATCCTACGGTGCCCACAAATGTCCACCTCAAGCGAATCCTGCCGAATGGATGTTAGAAGTCGTCGGTGCCGCTCCAGGTTCGCATGCCTCCCAAGATTACTATGAGGTGTGGAGAAACTCTAAGGAATATCAGGCAGTTAAAGAAGAATTGGATTGGATGGAAAAGGAACTACCAAAGAGAAGTAAGGAAGAGactgaagaggagaaaaagCAGTTTGCCACAACCATATTTTATCAATGCAAACTTGTCTGCGTGCGTTTATTCCAACAGTACTGGAGGACGCCGGATTATCTGTGGTCAAAGTTCATCCTAACCATTTTCAACCAATTGTTCATCGGCtttacatttttcaaagcGGACAGATCCTTACAAGGTCTTCAAAACCAAATGTTGTCAATCTTCATGTATACCGTCATTTTCAACCCATTGTTACAGCAGTATTTGCCTTCATTTGTCCAACAGAGAGATTTGTACGAAGCTAGAGAGCGTCCATCCAGAACGTTCTCTTGGTTTGCTTTCATCATTTCTCAGATTTTGGTTGAAGTTCCGTGGAACATTCTAGCTGGTACAATATCTTTCTGCATCTACTACTATGCCGTTGGTTTCTACAGTAATGCATCTGTTGCAGGTCAACTACACGAAAGAGGTGCTCTATTTTGGTTATTCTCAATTGGCTTCTATGTGTACGTTGGTTCAATGGGGCTGATGGTTATTGCGTTTAATGAAGTAGCAGAGACTGCTGCTCATTTAGCAAGTTTGTTGTTCACCATGGCTTTATCTTTTTGTGGTGTTATGGTCACGCCTAATAGCATGCCAAGATTCTGGATTTTCATGTACAGAGTTTCGCCTCTTACTTACCTGATTGATGCTTTGTTGGCTTTAGGTGTGGCGAATGTCGAGGTAAAATGTGCAGACTACGAGTATGTGCAGTTTACGC